In one Gossypium hirsutum isolate 1008001.06 chromosome D09, Gossypium_hirsutum_v2.1, whole genome shotgun sequence genomic region, the following are encoded:
- the LOC107891528 gene encoding uncharacterized protein At2g27730, mitochondrial: MATRMSVRYVSRRFSSGSGKILSEEEKAAENIYIQKTEREKLEKLARKGPKPEEKPDAGSGGAATDGSTTSTSGTSAEKVSTDKYRNYGVLAGVATLGAAVGWYLNSKDKKQEA; the protein is encoded by the exons ATGGCAACCAGAATGTCTGTTAGATACGTTTCTCGTAGGTTCTCGAGTGGGAGTGGGAAGATACTCAGTGAGGAAGAAAAGGCTGCTGAAAATATTTACATCCAG AAAACTGAGCGAGAGAAATTGGAGAAACTTGCACGCAAG GGACCCAAGCCAGAGGAGAAACCGGATGCTGGTTCAGGGGGTGCTGCGACCGATGGTAGCACTACCTCTACATCGGGAACATCTGCTGAGAAAGTATCAACCGATAAGTACCGAAACTACGGGGTTCTTGCTGGTGTTGCAACCCTTGGTGCTGCTGTGGGATGGTATCTCAACTCTAAAGACAAGAAGCAAGAGGCCTGA
- the LOC107891529 gene encoding uncharacterized protein: protein MEINGPSRFRNPKSQSTDRFLGVYPHAPPSNHLSHSSAVIEELNEDDIFSSGDFSDNSNGSSSAGGFSNSHHQKTSPSSTPFNHKSFPHSENFGILAAIRDPSRPQSHFYQKPSISTSASSSSSVASASSSARSIPSIPKPPQERIPVISSSSSSLGRFHQSAPVNVPMLAKPMRKKQDFDDYYDMELEEEGEMLPPHEIVAKSLAQSPMLACSVLEGVGRTLKGRDLRQVRNAVWRQTGFLD, encoded by the coding sequence ATGGAAATCAACGGACCTTCCCGCTTCCGCAACCCCAAATCCCAATCAACCGATCGTTTCCTCGGCGTTTACCCCCATGCACCACCGTCCAACCACCTTTCCCACTCTTCCGCCGTCATTGAAGAGCTCAATGAAGATGATATCTTCTCTTCTGGTGACTTCTCCGACAACTCCAATGGCTCCAGTTCTGCCGGTGGCTTCTCCAATTCCCACCACCAAAAAACATCTCCTTCCTCCACTCCCTTTAACCATAAATCCTTCCCTCACTCCGAAAACTTCGGAATCCTCGCCGCCATCCGCGACCCTTCACGTCCGCAATCCCATTTCTACCAAAAGCCCTCGATTTCTACTTCGGCCTCCTCTTCCTCCTCTGTCGCTTCAGCATCTTCCTCTGCTCGTTCAATTCCTTCGATTCCTAAACCGCCGCAAGAACGAATCCCCGTCATTTcgtcttcatcttcttctttaggAAGGTTTCATCAATCGGCACCGGTTAATGTGCCCATGCTGGCGAAACCGATGAGGAAAAAGCAAGATTTTGACGACTATTACGACATGGAGCTGGAGGAAGAAGGGGAAATGTTGCCACCGCATGAGATTGTGGCCAAGAGCTTAGCCCAGTCCCCTATGTTGGCTTGTTCAGTGCTCGAAGGCGTGGGGAGAACCCTAAAAGGAAGGGATCTAAGGCAGGTAAGGAATGCTGTTTGGAGACAAACTGGGTTTCTTGATTAA
- the LOC107892903 gene encoding putative F-box protein At3g23970, with translation MAETSQKALQQQILIDDSNIPDWLLTEILQRLPVKHIFKFKCVSKRWFILISDPFFARLYSTRINTSLSTSQPWNLLFRYLYEVRIVPSSMIDTRIALKQSQDFSSPGFSLNFLPYSKHDCPIKILASSNGLLLCCETFYWQKNYYICNPLIQQWIALPKPPKAIKSVAVGFICKDGHYEVIRFPTAHYGPSNTLRLETFSSETGKWHCSIVNCPVLDYYIKTDSPVVHYNGSLHWLEFRHSKIITYDPHNGTNTGLHQMNLPDDKQSEHLSLLGVSRGRFRYFEVTDTCFGPRDLRVWVLSDYDAQRWCLEYRIKFSGSWIDEVNEFIPKDNFYIFPLALHPHEFDIVYLGYGGCLVSYNLGTRKLDVVHRNFYSHQLLAFVFSPWPTTIPQPFW, from the coding sequence ATGGCAGAAACTTCCCAAAAAGCATTACAACAGCAAATTTTAATCGATGATTCCAACATTCCCGATTGGCTTTTAACCGAGATCCTTCAACGGCTACCGGTTAAACACATCTTCAAGTTCAAATGCGTCTCCAAGAGATGGTTCATCCTCATTTCTGACCCCTTTTTTGCTCGTCTTTATTCCACCAGAATCAACACATCTTTATCCACATCTCAACCATGGAACCTTCTTTTCCGTTACTTATACGAAGTACGCATCGTTCCATCGAGTATGATCGATACCCGAATCGCCCTGAAACAATCCCAGGATTTCTCATCCCCAGGCTTTTCATTAAACTTCCTTCCGTATTCTAAACATGATTGCCCAATAAAGATCCTGGCATCAAGCAATGGTTTATTACTATGTTGTGAAACCTTTTACTGGCAAAAAAATTACTACATCTGCAACCCACTTATTCAACAATGGATTGCTCTTCCTAAACCACCTAAAGCTATAAAATCAGTTGCAGTTGGTTTCATTTGCAAAGATGGCCACTATGAAGTGATACGGTTTCCGACTGCCCATTACGGACCGTCCAATACTTTACGATTGGAAACTTTCTCCTCCGAGACCGGGAAATGGCATTGCTCGATTGTAAATTGCCCTGTTCTGGACTATTATATCAAAACAGATTCCCCCGTTGTGCACTACAATGGGAGTTTACATTGGCTTGAGTTCCGCCATAGCAAAATAATTACATACGATCCCCACAATGGAACCAACACTGGACTCCATCAAATGAACTTGCCCGATGACAAACAAAGCGAGCATCTCTCCCTCCTAGGGGTGTCTCGCGGTCGTTTCCGGTACTTCGAGGTGACGGATACTTGTTTCGGACCACGTGATCTACGTGTGTGGGTGTTGTCGGATTATGATGCTCAACGATGGTGTTTGGAGTACAGGATTAAGTTCAGTGGTTCTTGGATTGATGAAGTAAACGAATTTATACCCAAAGATAATTTCTATATCTTCCCATTGGCACTCCACCCTCATGAATTTGATATTGTGTAtctgggatatggaggttgcttGGTTTCCTATAACCTGGGGACAAGGAAACTAGATGTAGTTCATAGGAACTTTTACTCTCATCAATTGCTGGCTTTTGTCTTCTCACCATGGCCAACAACAATTCCTCAACCATTTTGGTAA